The Sphingobacterium bambusae genome includes a window with the following:
- a CDS encoding site-specific integrase: MLETHISTTFFLKTSKKSDDERFIYLRISINGIPKETSTKKKWAATRWNQKKERALGTKEDARTINAYLDDQIKKVEKLATVIEDKGIPLTSQILMDSYTGNNLISTKVLDEFAKHNEELFALIPSGEVAEGTHTRYVTARSHVSDFIRFKYKCADLEFKQLNFEFVKEYELYLKTVRGCNHNTTLKYIANFKKIVLRGVAKDYIPKDPFMMFKSKKTKPNKKPLSREELSVLESKNFTTKRLEVIRDIFVFQCYTGLAYSDVYKLDKANIVKGIDGELWIMDSRKKSKSEFNVPLLPKALEIINKYKDDPDCISTGRALPVKSNQKMNEYLKEIAAICEISSILNTHKARRTFGSTVTLANGVPIHVVKDMLGHQSVKQTEEYALTEQEAISKEMQTLRRKLSKKENNSRSIIEKNTTSSLKKLDIDRPLTNDELNLVAQFIESLRTKSAD, from the coding sequence ATGTTGGAAACACACATTTCGACCACATTTTTTTTAAAAACGTCTAAAAAATCGGACGACGAACGATTTATCTACCTTCGAATTTCGATCAACGGCATTCCAAAGGAAACTTCAACAAAGAAAAAATGGGCAGCTACAAGATGGAACCAAAAAAAAGAAAGAGCTTTAGGTACTAAAGAAGATGCTCGAACTATAAATGCCTACTTAGACGATCAAATCAAAAAAGTTGAAAAACTAGCTACCGTTATAGAAGATAAAGGAATTCCGCTTACATCACAGATTTTGATGGATTCTTATACAGGCAATAATTTGATATCGACAAAAGTTCTTGACGAATTTGCAAAACACAATGAAGAACTATTTGCTCTAATTCCATCAGGGGAAGTTGCAGAAGGCACACACACACGATATGTAACTGCGCGATCACATGTATCTGACTTCATCCGTTTCAAATATAAATGTGCAGATCTGGAATTTAAGCAGCTAAACTTTGAATTTGTTAAGGAGTATGAACTTTACCTTAAAACAGTGAGAGGTTGTAATCATAACACAACACTTAAGTACATAGCAAATTTTAAGAAGATTGTACTGCGTGGAGTGGCTAAGGACTACATTCCTAAAGATCCTTTCATGATGTTTAAATCTAAAAAAACGAAGCCGAATAAGAAGCCACTATCTAGAGAGGAGTTATCAGTACTCGAAAGTAAGAATTTCACGACAAAGCGTTTAGAGGTTATTAGGGATATCTTTGTTTTTCAATGCTATACTGGACTTGCATATAGTGATGTATACAAATTAGATAAAGCAAACATCGTAAAGGGAATAGATGGAGAACTTTGGATTATGGATAGCCGGAAGAAATCAAAATCCGAATTTAATGTTCCACTCTTACCAAAAGCACTGGAGATAATTAATAAGTATAAGGACGACCCGGATTGTATTTCAACCGGTAGAGCACTGCCTGTAAAGTCGAATCAAAAAATGAACGAATATTTAAAAGAGATCGCTGCAATTTGTGAAATTTCAAGTATTCTAAATACGCATAAGGCGAGACGAACATTTGGAAGCACTGTGACTCTAGCAAACGGTGTCCCAATCCACGTTGTGAAAGATATGCTTGGCCATCAATCAGTGAAGCAAACAGAGGAATACGCACTGACAGAGCAGGAAGCGATAAGCAAGGAAATGCAAACATTAAGACGAAAGCTATCTAAAAAGGAAAATAATTCACGATCAATTATCGAGAAGAACACTACGTCCTCCCTTAAGAAGCTTGACATAGATCGTCCTTTGACCAATGACGAATTGAATTTAGTGGCACAATTTATTGAATCTTTAAGAACGAAATCAGCTGATTGA
- a CDS encoding DUF6602 domain-containing protein, which yields MKSERFPLKVQIPSQGWKQFLSSKNKMLQAYDIAKEQNSSKRVKTEHGRIAEAEFRKWLSEFLPKRYAVTSGFIISSGIPTSEFMVHYDVIIYDQLESPVLWIENNPDSSDQGKSLAIPVEYVRGVIEIKATFNKRSVRKAVDQLSKLKPLLARVEPNNQPVKLYLPSDFFCATVFFELREVDDMDFDAIDTLLEASVLRGFYGGSILRVNKLDRYYSGKISPVIENCDIRWKNKALSYYAASRSKKISDTVYYRMILQHSETHFSEFAFDILSILKGTYHPNVLSSLYCIGTTQWDQGSAVDTRYQNEEEFMKFKEETALHLRNLGFEGC from the coding sequence ATGAAAAGCGAGAGATTTCCTCTTAAAGTCCAAATTCCCAGCCAAGGCTGGAAGCAGTTTCTTTCGTCCAAAAACAAGATGCTTCAGGCGTACGATATTGCAAAGGAGCAGAATAGCAGCAAAAGGGTGAAAACTGAGCATGGCCGTATTGCAGAGGCTGAATTTAGAAAATGGTTGAGCGAGTTCTTGCCAAAACGATACGCGGTTACTTCTGGTTTTATAATTTCTTCAGGCATACCAACTTCGGAGTTTATGGTACATTATGATGTTATCATCTACGATCAGTTAGAATCCCCAGTACTATGGATAGAAAACAATCCAGATTCGTCTGATCAAGGAAAGTCGCTTGCAATCCCAGTAGAATATGTACGAGGTGTAATAGAGATAAAAGCAACTTTTAATAAACGGAGTGTCCGTAAAGCGGTCGATCAATTGTCCAAGCTAAAACCTTTGTTGGCTCGGGTGGAGCCGAATAACCAACCGGTAAAGTTATATCTGCCATCTGACTTTTTCTGTGCCACTGTTTTCTTTGAGCTACGGGAGGTAGACGACATGGATTTTGATGCGATCGATACACTCTTGGAGGCGTCAGTGCTAAGAGGCTTTTATGGTGGATCCATACTTCGGGTAAATAAGTTAGACAGGTACTACAGCGGGAAAATATCTCCAGTGATCGAAAATTGTGATATTAGGTGGAAAAATAAGGCGCTTTCTTATTATGCAGCATCAAGAAGTAAAAAGATAAGTGATACAGTTTACTATAGGATGATTTTACAGCACTCGGAAACACATTTTTCGGAGTTTGCGTTTGACATTCTGTCTATTCTGAAAGGTACATACCATCCAAACGTATTGTCAAGCTTATATTGTATTGGTACTACACAATGGGACCAAGGCAGTGCAGTAGACACCAGATACCAAAATGAGGAAGAGTTTATGAAATTTAAAGAAGAAACAGCACTTCATCTGAGAAATCTGGGATTCGAAGGATGTTAA
- a CDS encoding peptidoglycan-binding domain-containing protein, which translates to MKDKLSTILKKLFLSSMAGIAANQPANAANVAETISSNPKEKELSFDKEADLSPKLLLKVNSGGDWSVVSHRSHRSHSSHRSHYSSSTSSSSSSRSTSSRSTGSSSGSSSSSSSKPLNFNSSGSSGSSGSAASNTVRPSTSISSGITATALKLGDRNLKKGMIGSDVTELINILLKKGYLKLENGEKQVTGTYTYDETIEATIKRFQKDNNITVDGNCGSTTVYYLLYL; encoded by the coding sequence ATGAAAGACAAATTATCAACCATCTTGAAAAAGCTGTTTCTTAGCTCAATGGCTGGAATAGCCGCAAACCAACCCGCTAATGCCGCAAATGTGGCAGAAACAATCTCCTCCAATCCAAAAGAAAAAGAACTATCTTTCGATAAGGAAGCGGATTTAAGCCCAAAGCTTTTACTAAAAGTAAATTCTGGTGGCGATTGGTCAGTAGTTTCGCACCGTAGTCACCGTTCACATTCATCACACAGATCACATTATTCCAGTTCTACGAGTAGTAGCAGCTCCTCTCGGTCTACAAGTTCACGTAGTACAGGATCCTCGTCAGGCTCTAGTAGTTCATCATCATCAAAACCTTTAAATTTTAATAGTAGCGGTTCATCAGGCAGCTCCGGTTCAGCAGCATCCAATACTGTGAGGCCTTCGACTAGTATATCGTCGGGAATAACTGCAACGGCGCTTAAACTTGGAGACCGAAACTTAAAAAAAGGGATGATTGGTAGTGATGTAACAGAATTAATTAACATCCTATTAAAAAAAGGCTACCTAAAGCTTGAAAATGGCGAGAAGCAAGTAACAGGAACATATACCTACGACGAAACCATTGAGGCGACCATCAAGCGCTTCCAAAAGGATAATAATATCACCGTAGATGGAAATTGCGGCTCGACTACAGTTTATTATTTATTGTATCTGTAG
- the hxsD gene encoding His-Xaa-Ser system protein HxsD, which translates to MQIERYQHKILFTIESSLYSEAVIHKCFYWYLSKFQIEIQSVMHHYQVTVDQISLEVDQEHLIAQIKKNLVDYHTREIITRETIDIRTLLVVKAFAHDDAFDDMPGGDLNDTVGFSASDFK; encoded by the coding sequence ATGCAAATAGAACGTTATCAGCATAAGATTTTATTTACGATAGAATCCTCATTATACAGCGAGGCCGTAATACATAAGTGCTTTTATTGGTATCTATCCAAGTTTCAGATCGAAATACAGTCGGTGATGCATCATTATCAGGTAACTGTTGATCAAATTTCATTAGAGGTAGACCAAGAACATCTGATAGCACAGATAAAAAAGAATTTGGTTGATTATCACACGCGAGAAATAATCACCAGAGAGACCATAGATATCAGGACACTTTTAGTAGTGAAAGCGTTCGCGCACGACGATGCCTTTGACGATATGCCAGGTGGCGATCTGAATGATACAGTTGGATTTAGTGCTTCAGATTTTAAGTAG
- the hxsB gene encoding His-Xaa-Ser system radical SAM maturase HxsB has product MIQLDLVLQILSRNMFMDGNAIKDFRTFKSPMYYGSDKDTYYLLPFRFHQISDSKEVLVNEIGDFILAPTGTATRIARRQVTKNEELYADLIANFFISENAIPDLIDVMATRYRTKKSFLDDFTALHIFVVSLRCNHSCHYCQVSRVSESRQDFDISIENLKAGIEHMFRSPSPSITMEFQGGEPLLAFDKVKYGVEYAKQLNETYNKEITFVVCTNATVFTEDILDFCLLNDVMVSTSLDGPSFLHNANRPKTGAKSYEMVLQGITDAREKLGYEKVSALMTTTALSLDYPTEIIDNYIENGFRNIFLRPISPYGFALKNAKKNHYHTQKYLEFYKKGLDYIIQLNRNGQFIVEDYTTVILKKILTPFPVSYVDLQSPAGMINNVIVFNYDGYVYATDESRMLAENQDFTFRMGHVQDQYRDIFYGKKAKTFAQYWSNESLAGCADCGFQAYCGADPVFHYASQGDFEGFRPDSDFCIKNMEIIRHIFELIDTQGESLLKIFYSWITNTEQN; this is encoded by the coding sequence ATGATACAGTTGGATTTAGTGCTTCAGATTTTAAGTAGGAATATGTTTATGGATGGTAATGCGATTAAAGATTTCCGAACTTTTAAATCGCCAATGTATTATGGTAGCGATAAGGATACTTACTATCTTCTACCCTTTCGGTTTCATCAGATTAGCGATAGTAAGGAAGTACTGGTCAACGAGATTGGTGATTTCATTTTAGCGCCTACTGGAACAGCAACGCGTATTGCACGCCGGCAAGTGACCAAGAATGAAGAACTGTATGCGGATTTGATAGCTAACTTCTTCATCTCCGAGAACGCAATCCCAGACCTAATTGACGTAATGGCTACTAGGTACCGGACAAAAAAGTCTTTTTTGGACGACTTCACAGCATTACACATCTTCGTCGTTTCATTGCGTTGCAACCATTCCTGCCACTACTGCCAAGTGTCAAGAGTATCCGAAAGTCGACAAGATTTTGATATCTCTATAGAAAATCTAAAGGCCGGTATTGAGCATATGTTTCGGTCACCTTCACCATCAATTACCATGGAATTTCAAGGCGGTGAACCGCTTTTAGCATTCGATAAGGTAAAATATGGTGTAGAATATGCAAAGCAGTTAAATGAAACCTACAACAAGGAAATTACCTTTGTAGTCTGTACAAATGCGACAGTATTTACGGAAGATATCCTAGATTTCTGCTTGTTGAACGATGTAATGGTATCGACTTCCCTCGACGGCCCCTCCTTCCTACATAATGCCAATAGACCGAAAACAGGAGCCAAAAGCTACGAAATGGTGCTACAGGGTATCACCGATGCCAGAGAAAAGTTAGGTTATGAAAAGGTGTCTGCACTTATGACCACCACGGCGTTAAGTTTAGATTATCCAACGGAAATTATTGACAACTACATTGAGAATGGTTTCAGAAATATTTTCCTCCGACCTATTAGCCCATACGGTTTTGCATTAAAAAATGCGAAAAAGAATCACTACCACACGCAAAAGTATCTAGAGTTCTACAAAAAAGGCCTTGATTATATTATTCAACTCAACAGAAACGGCCAGTTTATTGTTGAGGACTACACAACTGTCATCTTAAAGAAGATCCTTACCCCTTTTCCTGTCAGCTACGTGGATCTACAGTCTCCCGCAGGGATGATCAACAATGTGATTGTATTTAACTACGATGGCTACGTTTACGCAACGGATGAGTCAAGGATGTTGGCAGAAAATCAAGATTTCACGTTTCGAATGGGACATGTACAAGACCAATACCGAGACATCTTCTATGGTAAAAAAGCTAAAACCTTTGCTCAATATTGGTCAAATGAAAGTTTGGCGGGTTGTGCCGATTGTGGCTTTCAAGCCTATTGTGGTGCGGATCCCGTATTCCATTATGCCTCGCAAGGCGATTTTGAAGGCTTTAGACCCGATTCAGATTTTTGTATAAAGAATATGGAGATCATTCGACACATTTTTGAATTGATTGACACCCAGGGCGAGTCCCTACTTAAGATTTTCTATTCATGGATAACCAATACCGAACAAAACTAG
- the hxsC gene encoding His-Xaa-Ser system radical SAM maturase HxsC gives MIQLNSRGIPINIESPTLATIFAKSINNDLVAQRADGGTIALYKHVPELNNDQMIVGLQKLDNLTEGDIVYINTNGAINTLYRRDSLHNALFITDRCNSNCLMCSQPPKNHDDLSHFYAINTALISMIPKDTLELGITGGEPTLLGQRFLSLLAQLKYELSSTEIHILSNGRSFAWRHVAQSISKVDNRRTVYGIPLYSDDYRQHDYIVQAKDAFNQTVLGMHNMARYNQRMEVRVVLHKQSYRRLPQLAKYIYRNLPFIEHVAFMGLEYTGYTVKNHDLLWMEPVAYAEELEEAVLYLHAMGMNVSIYNLQLCLLKQSLWPFAQKSISDWKQNYLAECSSCSKLDSCGGVFETSKRHSTLISAIR, from the coding sequence ATGATCCAGCTTAATTCGCGGGGAATCCCCATTAATATAGAAAGCCCTACGTTAGCCACTATCTTTGCAAAATCCATAAATAATGACCTTGTTGCTCAACGTGCGGATGGAGGAACTATCGCATTGTACAAGCACGTTCCGGAGCTTAATAACGATCAAATGATTGTAGGACTTCAGAAATTGGACAATTTAACAGAAGGAGATATTGTTTACATAAATACAAACGGAGCAATCAATACACTCTACAGAAGGGATTCATTGCATAACGCGCTCTTCATCACTGACCGATGCAACAGTAACTGTTTGATGTGTTCACAACCTCCCAAAAATCATGATGATCTATCCCATTTCTACGCTATAAATACTGCATTGATATCGATGATACCTAAGGATACTTTAGAGCTAGGTATTACTGGAGGAGAGCCGACCTTACTTGGTCAAAGGTTTCTTTCATTACTTGCACAGCTCAAGTACGAACTTTCTAGCACAGAGATTCATATTCTATCCAATGGACGAAGTTTTGCGTGGAGACATGTGGCGCAATCCATTAGTAAAGTTGACAATAGGCGAACGGTATATGGAATACCACTTTATTCGGACGATTATCGACAACACGATTACATCGTACAAGCCAAAGATGCATTCAATCAAACGGTCTTAGGAATGCATAATATGGCAAGGTATAACCAACGGATGGAAGTTCGTGTTGTGCTTCACAAGCAATCTTACCGTCGCTTACCGCAACTAGCAAAATATATCTATAGAAATCTCCCTTTTATCGAACACGTGGCCTTTATGGGGCTAGAGTACACCGGGTATACCGTTAAAAATCACGACCTGTTATGGATGGAACCGGTCGCTTATGCCGAAGAGCTCGAAGAGGCAGTATTGTACTTACATGCCATGGGGATGAATGTTTCTATTTACAATCTACAATTGTGTTTACTAAAACAATCACTATGGCCGTTCGCTCAAAAATCAATTTCAGATTGGAAGCAAAATTATCTTGCGGAATGTAGCAGTTGCAGTAAACTCGATAGCTGCGGTGGTGTATTTGAAACTTCTAAGCGTCACAGCACGCTAATTTCAGCAATACGATAA
- a CDS encoding MBOAT family O-acyltransferase has protein sequence MLLSAKYSPIPQIINDSSAFGQEYSENILPLGLSFYALQAISLLIEINKRRYSSKISFKEVSLFCGFFPVSIAGPIHRPDQLIPQFTSPKSIDTSNLHIGIKTLIFGFICKLIVADKLALLVDPVFSNLQDHNGFLVYSSTILYSLQIYFDFWGYSLIAIGLGKCLGYEISINFRNPYASKSYQEFWHRWHISLSKWLRDYVYIPLGGRRRGPIMFVLSICVTFLLSGVWHGISINFILWGAIHAVLFLLDNILVNVTQEKPLIPYRKLLFLLTIPFTWLIFRFEELDTQLAVLNSIFNFSGWSISQAMIYFGSGINLFWITLSVSIMLIAHSKFIRQRIESAPQTRRAMIMDCVLQTAGMLLLILVGDIGSRQFLYFSF, from the coding sequence ATGCTCTTATCAGCAAAGTACTCTCCAATACCGCAGATCATTAATGATTCTAGCGCATTTGGCCAAGAATATTCAGAAAATATTCTACCACTTGGGCTATCTTTCTACGCTCTACAGGCCATAAGCTTGCTTATAGAGATAAACAAACGAAGGTACTCATCGAAGATTAGCTTTAAGGAAGTATCACTTTTTTGCGGCTTTTTCCCCGTATCCATAGCTGGACCTATACACAGGCCAGACCAGCTTATTCCCCAGTTTACTTCACCAAAATCCATTGATACAAGTAATCTTCATATCGGGATAAAAACATTGATTTTTGGATTTATCTGCAAACTTATCGTGGCCGATAAACTCGCGTTGTTGGTGGATCCGGTCTTCAGCAACTTACAAGATCACAATGGATTCCTTGTTTACAGTTCAACCATACTTTACTCGTTACAGATCTACTTCGACTTTTGGGGGTATTCGTTAATCGCTATTGGCCTAGGAAAATGTCTTGGTTACGAAATCAGTATAAACTTTAGAAATCCATACGCTTCTAAATCATATCAGGAATTTTGGCACCGATGGCATATATCCTTATCCAAATGGCTGAGAGACTATGTATATATCCCACTCGGCGGTAGACGGCGAGGCCCCATTATGTTTGTGTTATCTATTTGTGTTACATTTCTATTGAGTGGAGTTTGGCACGGCATATCGATTAATTTCATTTTGTGGGGAGCCATACATGCTGTTCTTTTTTTGCTGGATAATATATTGGTCAATGTTACTCAAGAAAAACCATTAATACCATATAGAAAGCTGCTTTTTCTACTAACAATCCCCTTCACATGGCTAATATTTAGATTCGAGGAACTCGATACACAGCTTGCTGTGCTGAATTCAATATTTAACTTTTCGGGGTGGTCAATCTCGCAAGCTATGATCTACTTCGGTTCTGGGATAAATTTATTTTGGATTACGCTTTCAGTTTCAATTATGCTGATTGCCCATTCTAAGTTTATCAGACAGAGAATTGAAAGTGCCCCACAGACCAGGAGGGCGATGATAATGGACTGTGTCTTACAAACAGCAGGTATGTTACTTTTAATACTAGTAGGCGACATAGGTAGCCGGCAGTTTTTATATTTTAGTTTTTAG
- a CDS encoding carbamoyltransferase family protein: protein MSIILGISAFYHDSAACLLVDGKIIASVEEERFNRVKHSAEFPIQAIRYCLGVMNLCIDDLDAVVFYEKPFLKFERLLQTYYSFAPKGLISFLKAIPIWLDEKLFIKQKIKDGLSEIGPYNRKTLKLLFSEHHLSHAASAFYPSKFTEAAILTVDGVGEWATASIAHAQDEQITIVKEMAFPHSVGLLYSAFTYYLGFTVNSGEYKVMGLAPFGDKTSDETLTYIEKIKSQLVTIHEDGSIRLNQAYFGYATGLKMANEKKWEHLFGIPKRKRESELYQHHCNLALAAQLVLEEIVLKMAREAKRVTNSSNLCLAGGVALNCVANTKIREAGIFDNIFVQPAAGDAGGAIGAAFAVYHLYYGHKRTIEEKQHHVYLGPEIDEKDIINLNRRFNTNYSKFDSYRDLSRIVAKLICEGNVIGWFQGRMEIGPRALGNRSILADPTNPKIQELINTKIKRRESFRPFAPVITLKQAKEYFDIVGDSPYMLYTAKIKERYRKPLAENFSKLTISEKLAFIKSDFPAVTHVDYSCRVQTVSEDFNPKFFQLLLDVKEQNGHPLLLNTSFNVRGEPIVNTPEQAYTCFIRSGMDVLVIQNYLYYKDEQDDIVNKLSIDFELD, encoded by the coding sequence ATGTCCATCATTTTAGGAATTTCCGCTTTTTATCATGATTCTGCTGCCTGTCTGTTGGTAGATGGAAAAATCATCGCTTCTGTAGAGGAAGAGCGTTTTAACAGAGTTAAACACTCCGCCGAATTCCCAATTCAAGCAATCAGGTATTGTCTTGGCGTGATGAATTTGTGTATTGATGATCTCGATGCCGTCGTATTTTACGAAAAACCCTTTCTAAAATTTGAACGGCTACTGCAGACCTATTATTCTTTTGCTCCGAAAGGACTAATCTCTTTTTTAAAAGCAATACCGATCTGGCTTGATGAAAAATTGTTTATAAAACAAAAGATCAAGGATGGCCTTTCGGAAATTGGACCATATAATAGAAAAACGCTCAAACTCCTATTTTCCGAGCACCATCTCTCCCATGCAGCGAGTGCATTTTATCCGTCCAAGTTTACTGAAGCAGCCATTTTAACGGTTGATGGCGTAGGTGAATGGGCTACTGCGTCTATAGCTCATGCACAGGACGAACAGATAACGATCGTTAAAGAAATGGCCTTTCCCCATTCTGTTGGTCTACTTTACAGTGCATTCACCTATTATTTGGGCTTCACAGTGAATTCAGGAGAGTATAAAGTCATGGGACTTGCTCCATTCGGCGATAAAACAAGCGATGAAACACTTACCTACATCGAAAAAATAAAATCACAATTAGTGACTATCCACGAAGACGGCTCTATAAGGCTTAATCAGGCCTATTTCGGTTATGCAACAGGGCTGAAAATGGCAAATGAGAAAAAATGGGAGCATCTTTTTGGTATACCAAAACGCAAGCGAGAAAGTGAGCTATACCAGCACCATTGTAATTTAGCATTAGCAGCACAACTTGTATTGGAAGAGATTGTTTTAAAAATGGCTAGGGAAGCCAAACGCGTAACCAATTCCTCGAATCTTTGCCTAGCGGGAGGAGTAGCGTTGAATTGCGTGGCAAATACTAAAATAAGAGAAGCTGGAATTTTTGATAACATATTCGTACAACCGGCGGCTGGAGATGCTGGCGGTGCAATCGGAGCGGCATTTGCCGTGTATCATCTATATTATGGACACAAAAGAACTATTGAAGAAAAACAACACCATGTTTATTTGGGACCTGAGATCGACGAAAAGGATATCATTAATTTAAATCGACGATTTAACACCAATTACTCAAAATTTGATAGTTATAGAGATTTAAGTCGTATTGTCGCCAAACTGATCTGTGAAGGTAATGTTATCGGATGGTTTCAAGGTAGAATGGAGATTGGTCCAAGAGCACTTGGTAATCGGAGTATATTGGCAGATCCTACCAATCCAAAAATACAGGAGCTGATCAACACGAAAATAAAACGTCGAGAATCATTCAGGCCCTTTGCTCCGGTAATCACGTTAAAACAAGCGAAGGAATATTTCGATATCGTAGGTGATTCGCCATACATGCTATACACCGCAAAAATAAAGGAAAGATACAGAAAGCCCTTAGCTGAAAACTTCTCGAAGCTTACGATCAGCGAAAAGCTCGCATTCATAAAAAGCGATTTTCCTGCCGTAACTCATGTTGACTACAGTTGTCGGGTGCAAACCGTATCCGAAGATTTCAACCCCAAGTTCTTTCAACTTCTTTTAGACGTTAAAGAACAAAATGGTCATCCACTGTTGTTAAACACGAGCTTTAATGTCCGAGGTGAACCTATTGTGAATACGCCAGAGCAAGCTTATACATGTTTTATACGGTCTGGAATGGATGTACTTGTTATCCAGAATTATTTGTATTACAAAGACGAACAAGATGATATTGTAAATAAATTGAGTATAGATTTTGAATTAGATTGA
- a CDS encoding DUF5989 family protein has product MEFLKDIFYFIKERKKYWLAPMILLLILVGVIVVIGGKSALAPFIYTIF; this is encoded by the coding sequence ATGGAGTTTTTAAAAGATATCTTCTATTTTATAAAAGAAAGAAAAAAGTACTGGCTAGCACCGATGATACTTTTATTGATCTTAGTGGGAGTTATCGTCGTTATTGGAGGGAAAAGTGCACTGGCACCATTTATCTATACAATATTTTAA